Proteins from a genomic interval of Sulfuricurvum sp.:
- a CDS encoding DUF3995 domain-containing protein, whose protein sequence is MSVITIFTIIALCLIGLLHFYWAMGGKFAALQAIPTENGKPLINPGKIAAVIVGIALFRFAFVAYMLYFYDLSSSSYRDYFIISGWILSGIFILRGVGEFNAVGLFKKIKSSEFAYYDTRFYTPYALFMGLVFAVLAYAA, encoded by the coding sequence ATGAGTGTTATTACCATTTTTACTATTATCGCATTATGTCTGATCGGATTGCTCCATTTTTATTGGGCAATGGGGGGTAAATTCGCAGCTCTACAAGCGATACCGACAGAAAATGGCAAGCCATTGATAAATCCGGGAAAAATAGCTGCTGTTATAGTAGGAATAGCTTTGTTCAGATTTGCTTTTGTTGCTTATATGCTCTATTTTTATGATTTGTCTTCGTCATCTTATCGGGATTATTTTATCATTAGCGGGTGGATTCTATCGGGGATATTTATACTTAGAGGTGTCGGTGAGTTTAATGCGGTAGGATTGTTTAAAAAAATAAAATCATCTGAATTCGCCTATTATGACACCCGTTTTTATACCCCATATGCGTTATTTATGGGGTTGGTATTCGCTGTTTTGGCGTATGCGGCATAA
- a CDS encoding fatty acid desaturase translates to MSYTNSINSTPIPEKRNLAIFFIVLPITWWLLWVASHSSFLYMFLAALAYSLLHNTIFSLLHEAAHGVLSNNRLRNDFFGIVSAATFPTSFTMQKIAHLGHHERNRTDKELYDYYLPSESKTVRNIWMYGGNLFGLYWFMIPLSNLLILVAPTYFTSERFIHGPAKALGFESYLEEIAQYSITRIWFECLLALGYQVALYYLLDLSWQGWLLCHWFFALHWSALQYVDHAWSPRDVINGAWNLKVLPISRLLALNYHYHLAHHRHPQVPWIYLPQYVNANEPQPTFWSIYSTLWGGVRPAPPMSSPAQFPFKAQE, encoded by the coding sequence ATGAGTTATACAAATAGTATTAATAGCACTCCTATTCCAGAAAAAAGAAATTTGGCTATCTTTTTCATAGTCCTTCCAATAACATGGTGGCTTTTGTGGGTTGCTTCACATAGTAGTTTTCTCTATATGTTTCTTGCTGCATTGGCTTATTCTTTATTGCATAACACAATCTTTTCTTTGTTGCATGAAGCTGCACATGGTGTTTTATCAAATAACAGATTACGAAATGATTTTTTTGGTATTGTAAGTGCAGCTACCTTTCCTACTTCATTTACGATGCAAAAAATTGCTCACTTGGGGCACCACGAGCGTAATAGAACCGATAAAGAGCTCTATGATTATTATCTCCCTTCTGAGTCAAAAACGGTACGTAATATTTGGATGTATGGTGGTAATTTGTTCGGCTTATATTGGTTTATGATCCCCCTGAGCAATTTATTGATTCTCGTCGCTCCAACCTATTTTACTTCTGAACGTTTCATTCATGGTCCTGCAAAAGCACTTGGATTTGAATCATATCTAGAAGAGATTGCTCAGTACTCAATCACACGCATTTGGTTTGAATGTTTACTGGCTCTTGGATATCAAGTGGCACTCTATTATCTGCTGGATTTGAGTTGGCAGGGGTGGTTATTATGTCATTGGTTCTTTGCTCTGCATTGGTCGGCATTACAGTATGTTGACCATGCATGGAGTCCACGCGATGTAATCAATGGTGCATGGAATCTTAAAGTGTTGCCTATTTCACGTTTGTTGGCATTGAACTATCACTACCATTTAGCACATCATCGTCATCCTCAAGTTCCATGGATTTATTTGCCTCAATATGTTAATGCTAATGAGCCGCAACCGACTTTTTGGTCTATTTATTCTACGTTATGGGGTGGAGTTAGGCCTGCACCGCCGATGTCTTCACCTGCACAATTTCCGTTTAAGGCTCAAGAATGA
- a CDS encoding phosphatase PAP2 family protein — protein MNESMTRVLSTEEYNTKAIWKTYGYWAFWVGIAFFSVYPFCNWLSAQRANLYHLYLSTELSIPFVPDFIWLYMSLYLLFILPPFFLGVSQLKLLGKRIILGTLISGVIFLLFPSQLGFERVIPNGFYGDMFTNIFSLDLPHNMTPSLHVVYSAFILLAVVESSSKKSVRMMMLLWLLLIMISTLLVHQHHILDIVSAMAIMFLVTSTFIKGEKNV, from the coding sequence ATGAATGAGTCTATGACTCGCGTTCTATCGACAGAAGAATATAATACTAAGGCTATATGGAAGACATATGGGTATTGGGCTTTCTGGGTAGGGATTGCCTTTTTTTCTGTTTATCCATTTTGTAATTGGCTTAGTGCTCAACGTGCAAATCTCTATCATCTATATTTGAGCACAGAGTTATCTATACCTTTTGTCCCTGATTTCATTTGGCTCTATATGTCACTGTATCTCCTTTTTATTCTCCCTCCTTTTTTCTTGGGAGTCTCGCAGTTGAAGTTGTTGGGTAAACGGATTATTTTAGGTACCCTCATTAGTGGAGTGATTTTTTTGCTTTTTCCATCACAACTGGGATTTGAGCGTGTTATTCCTAATGGATTTTATGGTGACATGTTCACCAATATTTTTTCTCTCGATCTTCCTCATAATATGACACCGTCATTGCATGTGGTCTATAGTGCATTTATTCTATTGGCAGTGGTTGAGTCATCATCAAAAAAATCAGTTCGTATGATGATGTTGTTATGGTTATTGTTGATTATGATCTCAACACTACTGGTTCATCAACACCATATCCTTGATATCGTGTCGGCAATGGCGATTATGTTTTTGGTTACGTCAACATTCATTAAAGGAGAAAAAAATGTTTAA
- a CDS encoding GH3 auxin-responsive promoter family protein codes for MKQIDTDSLRNSQEEWLMECLKCNAISRYGRDYRFEEISSIKMYQEHVPMVDYETIEPLIKLMAAGEADVLFQGVPTAFEVTGGSTSGGKLIPYSEKSFKDFQSAILPWLYDISQRYGISGKAAYWSISPALRRATTTDGGIKIGVSDAEYLGDVASGSFNDSPVVPLWVGELYDVNKWQVATLYWLVRYRELELISVWSPTFLLMLMEVLEERSAELLSLFTKGGLINEHVLSPDGDAYERLQNYLVNKESTTLWPHIKLISCWQDGSSRPFFERLKHRFPHASFQPKGLISTEGVVTMPNADGLPLLSPASGFYEFVDADGNNHLAHELTSEKIYEIILTTSGGLYRYRTGDMLQCEGYENNLPILRFMGRKGIVSDMVGEKLNEVFVRSALQSIGSFSMLIPDKRIAPHYILLSDLPDTPDKTIEVEKKLMENPQYAYARKIGQLGSLEPLIIKDAMLLYIEYKTNTGSRVGDIKIPSLNSDDEWLRIIRGNKK; via the coding sequence TTGAAGCAAATAGATACGGATTCATTACGAAATAGCCAAGAAGAATGGCTTATGGAATGTCTAAAATGTAATGCTATAAGCCGCTATGGTAGAGATTATCGATTTGAAGAAATAAGTAGCATTAAAATGTATCAAGAGCATGTACCGATGGTTGATTATGAAACCATTGAACCATTGATAAAGCTAATGGCGGCAGGGGAAGCAGATGTATTGTTTCAAGGCGTTCCCACTGCCTTTGAAGTGACCGGAGGCAGTACAAGTGGGGGAAAACTAATCCCCTATAGTGAGAAAAGCTTTAAAGATTTTCAGAGTGCGATTTTACCGTGGTTATACGATATTTCGCAGCGATACGGCATTAGCGGAAAAGCTGCTTATTGGTCTATCAGTCCTGCCTTGCGGCGTGCTACTACTACCGATGGTGGGATTAAAATCGGTGTATCGGATGCGGAATATTTGGGAGATGTTGCCTCCGGATCTTTTAATGATTCTCCAGTTGTTCCATTATGGGTGGGAGAGCTGTATGACGTCAATAAATGGCAAGTAGCTACACTGTATTGGTTGGTACGATACAGAGAACTTGAGCTAATTTCCGTTTGGAGCCCAACATTTTTATTGATGCTTATGGAAGTTCTCGAAGAACGCTCTGCGGAGCTTTTATCCCTTTTTACAAAAGGGGGTCTGATAAATGAACATGTATTGTCTCCTGATGGGGATGCTTACGAACGATTGCAGAATTATTTGGTAAATAAAGAGAGTACGACGCTTTGGCCGCATATCAAATTGATTAGTTGCTGGCAAGACGGCTCATCGAGACCGTTTTTTGAACGATTGAAGCATCGATTTCCTCACGCCTCATTTCAGCCAAAGGGTTTGATTTCAACAGAAGGTGTCGTCACTATGCCAAATGCGGATGGGTTACCATTGCTTTCACCCGCCTCTGGTTTTTATGAGTTTGTAGATGCTGATGGGAATAACCATTTAGCGCATGAGCTTACATCCGAAAAAATCTACGAAATTATTCTAACCACTTCCGGTGGGCTATATCGTTACCGGACAGGTGATATGCTACAGTGTGAAGGATATGAAAATAATTTACCAATATTACGTTTTATGGGAAGAAAAGGGATCGTTTCGGATATGGTTGGTGAAAAATTGAACGAGGTTTTCGTTCGAAGTGCTTTGCAATCTATCGGAAGCTTTTCAATGCTGATACCGGATAAGAGGATAGCTCCCCATTATATTCTTCTGAGTGATTTACCAGACACCCCTGATAAAACAATAGAGGTGGAAAAAAAACTGATGGAGAATCCACAGTATGCGTATGCGCGAAAAATAGGTCAGTTGGGATCATTAGAGCCTCTCATCATAAAAGATGCCATGCTCTTGTATATCGAGTATAAAACCAATACTGGCAGCCGAGTCGGGGATATAAAAATACCCTCTTTAAACAGCGATGATGAGTGGCTCCGGATTATTAGAGGGAATAAAAAATGA
- a CDS encoding radical SAM protein, with product MKIVLISPKGPLYRHRGGIFKKSLRYQPLTLTTLAALVPEDLNAEIQLIDESIQVIPENLEADIVGMTVITGTAKRSYELAAQFRQQGIFVVLGGPHVTLVPEEAAEYADAICVGYAEQSWPQLLRDFKEKQPKHRYDQDSTFTLEGSPFPKRDLFNKHSFLTQAVFEATRSCAHHCDFCVAPSAWGSKQYQHPVDWVIEDIKRLGQKKIIFVDLNLISDKGYATELFTQLIPLNIQWFGLSTVLIAHDDHLLELMARSGCKGLLLGLETVSETSLKETHKHFNASVNYYDLIKKLHGLGISIQGCFVFGLDNDSIDVFDETVEFVLETGIDLPRYAVLTPFPGTPLYQRLNDEGRILTRDWELYDGQHVVFEPKQMSMEELLLGHERAWKKTYTYSNIAKRLWQAKNFQALAITSNLGYRFYANNLDKFYNCDWHIQSMMPNPLAGFGTEIKTMKR from the coding sequence ATGAAAATAGTACTGATCTCTCCTAAAGGACCTCTCTACCGACACAGAGGGGGGATTTTTAAAAAATCTCTTCGTTATCAGCCCTTAACGTTAACGACATTAGCTGCACTGGTACCTGAAGATCTTAATGCCGAGATTCAACTAATAGATGAAAGTATTCAGGTGATTCCTGAAAATCTTGAAGCTGATATCGTTGGAATGACGGTGATTACCGGTACAGCAAAACGGAGTTATGAACTGGCTGCACAATTCAGACAACAAGGGATCTTTGTGGTATTGGGTGGTCCACATGTTACTTTGGTCCCCGAAGAAGCGGCTGAATATGCCGATGCTATTTGCGTCGGTTATGCCGAACAGAGCTGGCCGCAATTGTTACGAGATTTTAAAGAAAAACAACCAAAACATAGATACGACCAAGACAGTACGTTTACCCTGGAAGGTTCTCCGTTTCCCAAGCGCGATCTTTTTAATAAACACTCATTTTTGACCCAAGCTGTCTTTGAAGCAACACGTTCTTGCGCTCATCATTGTGATTTTTGTGTAGCTCCGAGTGCATGGGGAAGCAAGCAGTATCAGCACCCTGTTGACTGGGTAATTGAAGATATTAAACGACTCGGGCAAAAGAAAATTATTTTTGTGGATTTGAATCTAATTTCCGATAAGGGATACGCTACAGAGCTTTTTACACAGTTGATACCGTTGAATATTCAATGGTTCGGATTATCTACGGTGCTGATTGCGCATGATGATCATCTATTGGAACTGATGGCACGAAGCGGATGCAAAGGGTTGCTTTTAGGTCTTGAAACGGTTTCGGAAACAAGTTTAAAAGAGACTCATAAGCACTTTAACGCATCGGTCAATTATTATGATCTTATCAAAAAATTGCATGGGCTGGGTATCTCAATACAGGGGTGTTTTGTTTTTGGTCTCGATAACGATTCGATCGATGTTTTTGATGAAACAGTAGAGTTTGTTCTCGAAACCGGTATCGATCTGCCTCGTTATGCAGTGCTGACCCCTTTTCCGGGAACTCCGTTGTATCAAAGACTCAATGATGAAGGGCGAATTTTGACCCGTGATTGGGAATTATATGACGGTCAGCATGTCGTATTCGAACCAAAGCAAATGAGCATGGAAGAACTTCTTCTTGGGCATGAACGAGCATGGAAAAAAACATACACCTATTCAAATATCGCCAAACGTTTATGGCAAGCGAAGAACTTTCAAGCCCTCGCCATTACTTCAAATCTTGGGTATCGATTTTATGCCAATAATCTTGATAAGTTCTATAACTGCGATTGGCATATTCAATCTATGATGCCCAATCCGCTAGCCGGATTTGGAACAGAGATAAAAACGATGAAGCGTTAA
- a CDS encoding radical SAM protein → MAYSIYDAQSASRIWNRDKNDEALSAMHITIIHPAIGHIKNERYIRSWQMEPLPAAAIAGLTPDDVEISFYDDRMEKIPFDSSTDAVAISVETYTAKRAYQIASEYRRRNIPVIMGGFHATLLPDEVEQYADAVLIGEAETIWKEVVLDLKNGRLKQRYKSDERPLLSDIRLDRSIFKGKRYLPIGLVETGRGCRFSCGFCAIGSYFESTHRTRPIDDIIKEIESLKKEKNIFFFVDDNFIGNIKEAKELLRALIPLKIRWITQMSIDGAFDDELLSLLNESGCKGVLIGFESLDEKNLKLMNKSFNTMHGGYFKALENLRRYNIRIYATFVFGYDHDTMDSFDEAVDFAKEHQFYIAAFNHLTPFPGTPLYTQLEAQGRLRFKQWWLDDNYRYNDLPFSPLTMLPEEVTRQCVAARRKFYSFSSIFKRIFGKANRSDGFMLRNYLPINFMHRKDVSSRNGYPLGDENWMGELLMVKR, encoded by the coding sequence TTGGCATATTCAATCTATGATGCCCAATCCGCTAGCCGGATTTGGAACAGAGATAAAAACGATGAAGCGTTAAGCGCGATGCATATCACGATCATTCATCCGGCAATAGGGCATATTAAAAATGAACGCTATATCCGTTCTTGGCAGATGGAACCTCTACCTGCAGCTGCTATTGCCGGATTGACTCCTGATGATGTCGAGATTAGTTTTTATGATGATCGTATGGAGAAGATTCCTTTTGATAGTTCTACCGACGCTGTGGCTATTTCCGTTGAAACTTACACAGCCAAGCGGGCTTATCAAATAGCAAGTGAATATCGCAGAAGAAACATTCCGGTTATAATGGGAGGATTTCATGCAACACTGCTTCCTGATGAAGTTGAACAGTATGCCGATGCAGTCCTTATCGGCGAAGCAGAAACGATTTGGAAAGAGGTTGTTTTAGATCTGAAAAATGGAAGATTGAAACAACGGTACAAAAGCGATGAACGACCATTATTATCGGATATACGATTAGACCGTTCTATATTTAAAGGGAAACGTTATCTTCCGATAGGATTGGTGGAGACGGGGAGGGGGTGTCGGTTTTCATGCGGATTTTGTGCTATTGGATCTTATTTTGAGAGTACCCACCGTACACGACCGATTGATGATATTATCAAAGAGATAGAATCGCTTAAAAAAGAGAAAAATATTTTCTTCTTTGTGGATGATAATTTTATCGGCAATATCAAAGAGGCAAAAGAACTTTTACGCGCACTGATACCGCTTAAAATCCGATGGATTACCCAAATGAGTATCGATGGAGCATTTGATGATGAACTTTTGTCACTGCTGAATGAAAGCGGGTGCAAAGGGGTTCTGATCGGATTTGAAAGTCTGGATGAAAAAAACCTCAAATTGATGAACAAAAGCTTCAATACGATGCATGGGGGGTATTTTAAAGCCCTTGAAAATCTTCGCCGTTATAACATCCGCATTTATGCCACATTTGTCTTCGGCTATGACCACGATACGATGGATTCATTTGATGAGGCGGTTGATTTTGCAAAAGAGCATCAGTTTTATATAGCGGCTTTTAATCATTTGACTCCCTTCCCAGGCACTCCACTTTATACTCAGCTTGAAGCACAGGGGCGATTGAGATTTAAACAATGGTGGCTTGATGATAATTACCGCTACAACGATTTACCGTTTTCTCCGCTTACTATGCTGCCTGAAGAAGTGACCCGCCAATGTGTTGCCGCACGGCGCAAATTTTACAGTTTTTCTAGTATTTTCAAGCGGATTTTCGGCAAAGCTAATCGAAGTGACGGATTCATGTTACGCAACTATTTGCCGATTAACTTTATGCACCGCAAGGATGTTAGTAGCCGAAACGGCTATCCTCTAGGAGATGAAAACTGGATGGGTGAATTGCTGATGGTGAAGAGATAA
- a CDS encoding radical SAM protein, whose translation MKLKHITLIRPNMGDYRSNDALPPLSIAILAARTPSDIEIRFFDDRIESIPEDDTPDLVALSVETFTARRAYEIAKGYRSRGVPVIMGGYHPTLMSDEVLEHADAIVIGDAEECWEKLLNDFKEGNLQQRYSGGNGHSLDDYRIDRTIFKGKKYIPVELVQYSRGCRFTCEFCSIDAFYKNSVRVRPVQNIVEEIATLDRKKLLFFVDDNLFSSKKELYALLDAITPLNLRWSCQISIDAARDDALLDRLAESGCIFVLIGFESLSEENLKQMGKSWNKVSGDYLEIVKKFHKRGMAVYGTFVFGYDHDTPELIEKSLEFALEAKLEIANFNPLTPTPGSALYDRLKSEGRLIHELWWQDPSYRYGDAIFSPKAMSPDVFSEKCFEAKKRFYSWRSIAQRLLLSDTKFNLFRFAMVALANIVSRKEVLKKHHRHLGK comes from the coding sequence ATGAAACTAAAACACATAACACTTATACGTCCAAACATGGGCGATTATCGCTCAAACGATGCATTGCCACCACTCTCTATCGCGATCTTGGCTGCACGTACCCCTAGCGATATTGAAATTCGCTTTTTTGACGATCGTATTGAAAGTATTCCTGAAGACGACACTCCTGATTTAGTGGCACTAAGTGTTGAAACGTTTACCGCACGCAGGGCATACGAAATAGCCAAAGGGTATCGAAGCAGGGGCGTGCCTGTCATAATGGGAGGATACCATCCGACACTAATGAGTGACGAGGTTCTTGAACATGCGGATGCCATTGTAATAGGTGATGCAGAAGAGTGCTGGGAAAAGTTACTGAATGATTTTAAAGAGGGAAATCTTCAACAGCGCTATAGTGGAGGCAATGGACACTCTTTGGATGATTATCGAATCGATCGCACTATCTTCAAGGGTAAAAAATATATTCCTGTAGAGTTGGTGCAATACAGTCGTGGATGCAGGTTTACCTGCGAATTTTGTTCGATTGATGCTTTTTATAAAAACAGCGTACGGGTTCGACCGGTTCAAAACATTGTAGAAGAAATTGCCACTTTGGATAGAAAAAAGCTCCTTTTCTTTGTGGATGATAATCTTTTCAGCTCGAAAAAAGAGCTTTACGCACTCCTTGATGCCATCACACCCCTTAATCTCAGATGGTCATGTCAAATCAGTATCGATGCGGCACGGGATGATGCACTGCTGGACCGTTTGGCGGAATCGGGATGTATTTTTGTTCTCATCGGCTTTGAATCGCTCAGCGAGGAGAATCTAAAGCAGATGGGGAAAAGTTGGAACAAGGTGAGTGGTGATTACCTTGAAATTGTCAAAAAATTTCATAAAAGGGGGATGGCGGTTTATGGTACTTTTGTATTCGGTTATGATCATGACACCCCCGAACTCATTGAAAAGAGTTTGGAATTTGCCCTCGAAGCAAAACTGGAAATTGCCAATTTCAATCCATTGACCCCAACTCCCGGTTCAGCACTGTATGATCGGCTCAAGAGTGAAGGGCGGCTCATCCATGAACTGTGGTGGCAAGATCCGTCGTATCGTTACGGTGACGCTATCTTTTCACCCAAAGCGATGAGCCCTGATGTGTTTTCCGAAAAATGTTTTGAGGCTAAAAAACGGTTTTATTCATGGCGTTCCATAGCACAGAGGCTTTTGCTCAGCGATACAAAATTTAACCTCTTTAGATTTGCTATGGTCGCATTAGCTAACATTGTATCGCGTAAAGAGGTGTTGAAAAAACATCATCGGCATCTGGGAAAATAG
- a CDS encoding radical SAM protein → MKITLIKPTIGRLEHSLYVDEGRMEPLMLGVLAGLTPDEHEVVLHDDRMESIPYDEPTDLVAITVETYTARRAYEIASEYRERGVLVIMGGMHVSLVPEEVQQHADSIFIGDAETLWAHVLDDVKHNKLQKVYKAPPGIGQIGGVKPRRDLYKGKGYLPMSLMQFSRGCRYECNFCAVSRYFDKKHYIRRIDEVLEEIAQQDRKFIFFVDDNIASHKHALKELCQELIPMKINWISQASLDITHDKEIMKLMADSGCIGNVMGFESITPESLKDAKKVSNIRGFTNYEREIEILRDHAMQTWAAFTLGYDNDTYDSVLATMEFARKNKFTFAAFNILMPYPNTPLYEQLERENRLLYDGKWWLHPEYRFNQAAFVPTRMTSDELTRACHEAREQFNSIPSLLYRFSDVKTNLKSLWRATNFLRYALLFRKEVYKKHQMKFGLK, encoded by the coding sequence ATGAAAATAACCTTGATAAAACCAACCATAGGACGCCTTGAACATAGTCTTTATGTCGATGAGGGACGTATGGAGCCATTGATGCTCGGTGTACTTGCCGGACTCACTCCTGATGAACATGAGGTGGTTTTGCATGATGACCGCATGGAATCAATCCCCTATGATGAACCGACTGATTTGGTTGCTATCACCGTCGAGACCTATACAGCACGGCGCGCTTATGAGATCGCGTCAGAGTATCGCGAACGTGGTGTCCTTGTTATTATGGGGGGGATGCATGTTTCTTTGGTTCCCGAAGAGGTGCAGCAACATGCCGACAGTATTTTTATCGGTGATGCAGAAACCTTATGGGCTCATGTCCTTGATGATGTTAAACACAATAAACTACAAAAGGTATATAAAGCTCCTCCCGGCATCGGTCAAATCGGAGGAGTGAAACCCAGACGGGATCTGTATAAAGGCAAAGGCTACCTACCGATGTCGTTGATGCAATTCTCACGCGGTTGTCGTTATGAATGCAATTTTTGCGCAGTCAGCCGTTATTTTGATAAAAAACATTATATACGTCGTATTGACGAAGTACTAGAAGAGATTGCGCAGCAAGATCGAAAGTTTATTTTCTTTGTGGATGATAATATCGCTTCTCATAAACATGCACTCAAAGAGCTCTGCCAAGAACTCATACCGATGAAGATAAATTGGATCAGTCAGGCAAGTTTGGATATAACGCACGACAAAGAGATTATGAAATTGATGGCTGATAGCGGGTGTATCGGTAATGTCATGGGTTTTGAATCGATCACGCCTGAGAGTTTAAAAGATGCAAAAAAAGTTTCAAATATTCGCGGATTTACTAATTATGAGCGTGAAATCGAAATACTGCGTGATCATGCGATGCAAACATGGGCCGCATTTACTCTCGGGTATGATAATGACACCTATGATTCGGTACTGGCGACGATGGAGTTTGCCCGAAAAAACAAGTTTACCTTTGCCGCATTCAATATTTTAATGCCGTATCCCAATACCCCTTTATACGAGCAGCTTGAACGTGAAAATCGACTCTTGTATGATGGAAAATGGTGGCTTCATCCCGAATATCGTTTTAATCAAGCAGCCTTTGTTCCCACTCGAATGACGTCCGATGAATTGACACGGGCTTGTCATGAGGCACGAGAACAATTTAACAGTATCCCATCATTGCTGTACCGATTTTCCGATGTAAAAACCAATCTAAAATCTTTATGGCGCGCTACAAATTTTCTCCGCTATGCACTCTTGTTCCGAAAAGAAGTATATAAAAAACACCAAATGAAATTCGGACTTAAATGA
- a CDS encoding HipA domain-containing protein, whose translation MEQKLDIFCCANKVGTLAYDPVNSRFSLRYDPDWEKIGYPLSPNLPFGTAIDPKSVSNFIDNLLPEGEGLEFVSRFFQISKANKFSLISVTGTETAGAISFVQENSGLPETTFREITHEELNERIKDRGNTPINLWDGTIRLSLSGMQDKLPLVVTDSGYGIGEGEIASTHILKFGKNSEQHIVINEYICMQLAQACGIGTANTEIRRFNGEPVLFVERFDRKPDVDTSGKAIVKRLHVIDGCQMLDMSHQYKYERAFGGDNHARLGVSYKMLFQSLKHCESPIIAKRSVLQWAIFNLFVSNYDAHGKNISFHITKAGTSVAPAYDIVNVALYQDFAQEYAMAIGDEFKPEDMSAYEMAYFCYLIDIKPRLFVMEAEKIAGLLLERIEEVCKRVECVEIPEEMFISKLSNHIIENTKRILAMLPMVSSAHKSHLKEFGEVSNG comes from the coding sequence ATGGAACAAAAACTTGATATATTTTGCTGTGCGAACAAAGTCGGTACATTAGCCTATGACCCGGTTAACTCGCGTTTTTCACTCCGGTATGACCCGGACTGGGAAAAAATAGGGTACCCGTTATCACCGAATTTGCCGTTCGGTACTGCAATAGATCCGAAATCGGTATCGAACTTCATCGATAACCTTTTACCTGAGGGCGAAGGATTGGAGTTTGTGAGCCGATTCTTCCAGATATCAAAAGCCAACAAGTTCTCGCTTATTTCTGTAACCGGTACTGAAACTGCCGGTGCGATTTCATTTGTGCAAGAAAATTCCGGACTTCCGGAAACAACATTTCGAGAGATAACTCACGAAGAGCTAAACGAACGCATTAAAGACAGGGGCAATACGCCTATTAATCTATGGGACGGTACTATCCGCCTTAGCCTTTCCGGTATGCAGGATAAACTTCCATTGGTTGTGACTGATTCAGGATATGGAATAGGTGAGGGAGAGATAGCATCTACCCACATCCTGAAATTCGGAAAAAACAGTGAACAGCATATTGTGATCAATGAATACATCTGTATGCAACTTGCTCAAGCTTGTGGGATAGGTACCGCAAATACAGAAATCCGGCGCTTTAATGGGGAGCCGGTTTTATTTGTCGAGAGATTTGATCGGAAACCGGATGTTGATACATCCGGAAAAGCGATCGTTAAAAGATTACACGTAATTGACGGATGCCAAATGTTGGATATGTCGCATCAATACAAGTACGAGAGAGCCTTCGGTGGTGACAATCATGCAAGACTTGGTGTTAGCTATAAAATGCTTTTTCAGTCACTCAAACATTGTGAATCACCGATCATCGCTAAACGATCGGTATTGCAATGGGCAATCTTCAATTTGTTTGTGTCGAATTATGACGCACACGGGAAGAATATTTCATTTCATATAACCAAAGCAGGAACATCGGTTGCGCCGGCTTACGATATAGTCAATGTTGCATTGTATCAGGACTTCGCGCAGGAATACGCAATGGCTATTGGCGATGAGTTTAAGCCTGAAGATATGAGCGCATATGAGATGGCATATTTTTGCTATCTCATAGACATCAAACCGCGCCTATTTGTTATGGAAGCGGAGAAAATTGCCGGTTTATTGCTGGAACGGATTGAAGAGGTTTGTAAGCGCGTTGAATGTGTTGAAATTCCGGAGGAAATGTTCATTTCCAAGCTAAGCAACCATATCATTGAAAACACGAAACGGATATTGGCTATGCTCCCCATGGTCTCATCTGCTCACAAAAGCCATTTGAAAGAATTTGGCGAGGTGTCCAATGGATAA
- a CDS encoding XRE family transcriptional regulator, protein MKLQKGIGSSFDDFLQDEGMLAEAEAVAVKRIIAFQLEETMTKEHITKTEMAKRMNTSRSAINRLLDPLNTSITLATIESAVAAMGKRLQIQVV, encoded by the coding sequence ATGAAATTACAAAAAGGTATCGGGAGTTCATTCGATGACTTCCTCCAAGACGAAGGGATGCTTGCTGAGGCAGAAGCGGTTGCCGTTAAGCGTATAATCGCCTTCCAACTTGAAGAGACAATGACAAAAGAGCACATCACCAAAACTGAAATGGCAAAACGGATGAACACAAGCCGATCAGCAATCAACCGTTTACTTGATCCACTCAATACCTCAATCACACTCGCAACGATAGAGAGTGCAGTAGCAGCAATGGGGAAACGACTTCAAATTCAAGTCGTTTAA